The Halorubrum salinarum genome segment CCGCGGGGCGATCCCGGACGCCGACACCGAGGCCCCACCGTTAAGCCCCGGCCGGGCGAACGGCGACGCATGTACGACGACATTCTCGTGCCGACCGACGGGAGCGACGCCGTCGACCGCGCGCTCGACCACGCGATCCGACTCGCCACCGACCACGGCGCGACGCTCCACGCGCTGTACGTCGTCGACCAGCGGATCGCGGCCGCCAACTCCGGCGACCTCCACGACGACGTGGTCGAGGACCTCGAGTCGCAGGGCGAGGCCGCGGTCGACGCGGTCGCCGAGGCGGCCGCGGAGGCCGGCCTGGACGCCGAGACCCACGTCG includes the following:
- a CDS encoding universal stress protein; protein product: MYDDILVPTDGSDAVDRALDHAIRLATDHGATLHALYVVDQRIAAANSGDLHDDVVEDLESQGEAAVDAVAEAAAEAGLDAETHVAYGTPDTEIVDYADEAGIDVIVMSPEGKSPRERIQSLGSVSDRVADDASVPVFLIK